Within Sorghum bicolor cultivar BTx623 chromosome 2, Sorghum_bicolor_NCBIv3, whole genome shotgun sequence, the genomic segment AAAGAGCAGAaaatgttttttaaaaaaaaaacataccaGGAATAGTAGGTGGCGAGCCTTGAGGCCCATAGCCAAGCTTTGATGGAATCTTCAACTTCCGCTTTTCACCAACGCACATTCCTAGGAGACCCTGATCCCATCCTACACAGCAAGTAAAGGAATTCAGAAAGACACAGAACACAGCCAAAACAGAGAGTAGCCAATTCATTGCCATATTAATCACCTTTGATCACTTGTCCAGTGCCCAAATCAAATTCAATAGGGTCACCTCTTTCATAGCTTGAATCAAAAACTGTTCCATCAGTAAGTTTTCCctgtcaaaaaaaaatcatagcaAGTGAACATAACTCAGAAGATAGTTACTGTAACCACTGAGTATTATCTAGTATTAGAACTTCTTGAAGCAATGTAGGCTGGTTGAATTATGAGTTCTGCTCAGTTTTTAAAAACCAATGGTGATACCATTTTTCAATATTACAATGCTCTATTGTTTTGAACGAAACAATGCTCTATTGTACATGTCCCACTTTCCCAAATCCAACAAAAGTTACAATGCTCTATTGTTAACTGGAATTGGCAATAAATCTAGTGGCAGCGGTGAGAAAGCCTATGACATACAGCCATACAGATACAGATCAGTGCTGAATGGGCTAAGAGAAACAATATATGTGTGACAGTTACTCTAAGAAAACAATAAGTTAGTTCAACGGAGGACACCTGTCATTATTGATACATTGCAACATAAGGGGACAGATGAGAAGGCAGAACACTAGACTTACACGGTAGTGAACTTTAACCTTGTCACCTTTGTGAGCTTGAATGCTGCAAGATTCCGGCTTGTACTGCATTTCAAAATACCCAAGCATAGCATCAATATAAGAAACTGCTGAAAATAATTGCTGCAAATGATGGCAGCACATGCGATTATCCACACTCCATGGCAATTTGCTTACAACATGGTTAATGGTTTAGTAAGCATAGACACATTCACTTCTGCTTGTCCAACTAGATATTTTGTTCTTTAAGAGAATGACAGAGTTTCTTTCTTACAAGTTACAACATGACACTTTGAAAGTACCAGTTGTACGAAAACTTGATTTTCTGGCTGACGAAAAATTGAAGAGAGTTTACAAAGCATTTTATGTTGCTTTGAAGCCGAATCAAAAAGGTTTTCAGGTGCCAACTCAGTCTATGGTTTCCATACGATTCATGCACTTACTCAGTATGGAAAGAGAACTGAAACTTGAACTATGCATTAATAAATCCATTTATTATAAACATTAAAAAAACAACCAGAATTAAACTGTGACTTGTTGCACTGGGAAACAACAAAATGTTGAGTTCCATTAAAGAACAATATCCAAATCACAATCTCCATGCATTCACCGAAATAAACACACGATTTTTATATCGAGCAAACAATAAATCTTTCGCCCAATGGCCCAGTCAATCCCCACCGAAATGACTGAGAATTTTCCTGCACAGCTTACTTTCCCCACAATTCCTTAGACGGTTGCAAAAATCTTGTTTCTACAATTTTCAATCTGTTGCAAAATCTACCCTTCCATCGTAAGCAGAATCTCCAGTCTGATTAAAACAACCGCTCTGCTTGGCCCAGCCCAATCCGACAAGAAGGGAGGGAATGAAACATAGTTTTAAAAAAAGTCCTAGTAGGGGTACCTTGACGCCGATCTGGAGTTCCGTCACGTCCCCGGATTTCTTGGCCGTGGCTGCGAAACACAaatgtcagatcagatcggatCGGATCAGAGGCCGCTGCGCGGGCGAAAAATCGAGGCCGGGGTGGGGTCTACTCACCGACGAGCagcgtcgcggcggcggcgactagGAAGCAGAGAAGAAGCTGCGGCTTCGCCATGGCTGGTGCTGCTAGGGAAGAGATGAATTCAACGATCTCGTGGAGACAGAAGAGTGTGCGTTTATAGCAGAGCGGCAGGACTCGGTGGCTGTCTGTTTGGTTTGGGTTAGACTGGATAAAACGAGCCGGCTCGGCTCGTTAACAACTCGGATGGACACAGATTCAGTACCGTAGCTTCTTGAAGGCACCACGTACCTTAATTAGCTGCCTCTCTTCACCGTAGGATTGCCATCCAACGGCTGCCTCAACACAAGTGACCAGGTTTTTTATCAGGCGGGAGATCTCCATGACATCACATGCAGAATTTTTTTCCTCGCGCCTCTTCGCAAATAAATTAGCAAAAACCGATAAAAAGTAGCAAAAGAAAATATAAGagcatgtcttgaagttttgtAAAATAACTCCCTAATTTGATTTTTagcaaaagaagaaaaaagtgCCCTCCAACAAGAAGCATGTTCTATTTTCTTACACTACAATAGAAAATATTTTGCGGGTGGCTCGGTTGCCCGCCTCGGTTAGTTGAGGCAGGGCAGGCGGGCCACTGACACTCTCAGATAATGCTTAATCGAGGTTGGCATTGTAATATAACCGAGGTGCAACTGCTTCAGCTAATCACCAATCATGATAGACATTCTAACACAACCGGTCCCTTAATCGATTAACCGAGGCAGGCGTCTTATGATCTTCGTCTCGGTTAATAATTGCACcaaaaaataacttataattttttATATGAATTCAgatgaagacaaactttatatcaaaattgtagctCTCAACAATTTTgggatttgaaatttaaaaaggTTTGGTTGGTTAAAAATGGTTTGGGGTTTCCAATGTAAAGTCATTTAAAAACACTATTACAAAAGTGTCCCAGTACAATCGTATAGGATACTATTACAAGAGACTGTTGGTGAAAGGCAAAATTTAAAGTTATTATTTCTTCTATTAATTTAACAAGTAAACAAGCAAAGAAGCAACAAAGAAGCAAATGGGCTTCAAGGTTACGTTGTCATTTGCAACAAATAAGCAAATGTGCTAGTAGACCTTGTTGCTCATAAATTGCACTGAATTGAATTAAGATGTGATTTGTTGCTAGAACTAATTTTTTCATCAGAAGATTATACTATATATTTGTGAATATTGTGCTAtctaaagatttttttttcattgtCATAAAATTGTTAGTGTTCATAGGTTGTGCAAATATGCAGGAGTAATATTAGCACtagtaaaaaatatataatttggAAGCACAACTCCCCTTTCTTCGTTGCATAAATTGGTATTTGTAAACATTGTACTGCCGTTGCTTAACTACTTGTGAGAAAGAAGCTTTATAGCCTTTTTCAGCCCTTGATGCATGTTGTATAGTAGAGATGAGGAGCTAAGGTACGTGGTGCCTTGAAGAAGCTAAGGCACTGAATCTGTGTCCACTCGGATCGGTTTGTTAACAACTCAAGGTGACTTGTTTAGCTTGCCAACCAGATAACAAAACAATATAGCACATTTCATAGCATCATTTTTTAACTATATGTTTCtctgattttgcaaaatatagaAGAGATTGTAATATACAAGTCAAAGCTTCAAAGGGGAGAGTTATAGTTTATAtagaaataaaaggaaaaaagcagTTTAATTTCTAACGCAGTTCATTGCTAAAATTAGCAATAGCAGGGATCAATTAGATACATGATTTACTTTTAAGATAAAGATCCGTAGATACACGATGAAACAAGAGCAAATTCCTCACTCTACAACCCAGCAATATCAAGGAAAGGTAAACAAAATATACAAATAGGAATAATCCCTCAAAGCCCAAAGATACATGAATCATGAATTCaggggctgtttggttgctagccacaaTTTGTCACACTTTACCTTAGGCGAGTTTGACTAAATTGGCAAGTGTTTGGTTGACaactaagtttaggcatgattcttttgggctccacatgtcatagagttaaaaagtgtgACAAGATTCCTTTAAGCATGGCAaagtgtggcaaccaatttgTTAGCCACACTTTTTATGGCTTGCCACACTTGActaaagttagttgtggtaaattatggctagcaaccaaagATCCCCTCAAAACGGATGTAGTAGTATTGATTGAAGTCTACTTGAAGCGGCTCGACAGCACAGTGCCGCTATGGACCGAAGGAGTTAGGAGGTTCGCCAGCATCTATGAATTCAAATATGTATATAACATTCGCTATTAAAATATTTTATGGACAATTTAAATTAACTAATTTGGTTTTATTGGTGTTAATACattttctataaacttagtCAAAATTTAAGAAAAGAATTGGATTAGGAAAAGCTAAAGTAAACTATAATGTACTCCATCCATTATAAGAAGTTTTGGCATTTTCTAAATATAATAGTTTTTGCTATGCATTTAGATATATATCATGTCTAGATATATTTTAAACAATGTATCTAAAATAGCCAAAATGCCTTATAATTTGACAATCCCTCCATCAGCAAATATGAAAAATTATAGCATTCCAAATTTGTCGACAAATATGAGTGTGTCTGGTATATAATCTAATACGGTGAAATTATTTGTCTGGTATAATCTAATAAGGTGAAATTATCTTTTAAGCATGTAGAATAGCACACAATACTTTCCCAATGGCCAATCTCCACCAAGGACACCTCCTCcctcgcccccccccccccaccccaccccttCTGATTTCTCTCCACTCTCCAGCCAACTGTCATCACATCCGGCATTCACATGAACATGAAATCGTATCGTTAATTTCACTTTGCTTCTTTTCGTTGGCGCAAAATTACCAGCAGGCTACACTGAGCTTAATCCGGTAAAGATTCCAGGCCTGTTCAGTCCACAGAAACACTAGCAGAATCTGAACATGAAGACAGATTCATGCGCAAATGTCTAACAAATCAGGTAGTGGATACATCAAAATTGCACTGATTCAAATCTTATACTAGATTATATATCAAACCATTTGATTGCACAGACTATCTACACAAAGACGGATAGCATTAGTTACAGCAGCACATGTAGAGTTGTCGGCTGATGCAATATATTATCTGGAGAGAAGACGCCATCAGCGCACGGAGTGGCAGCAGATAAACGGCATCCACGGCTGCTTCTTTTCTTTGGAACTCTTGTCAACGTCCTTATGAGGCAGTTTGGCTGGGGAGCTCCAATGATGGTCGTCAGAGCCAGATTTGGGTGACCCTGATTTCACTGACAAGTTGCTGTCCTTGGTCACCCGGCGCCGAAACGACAGCACTCGTTCCTTGGTGCTGGGTTTTTTCACTTGGTTCTCCATGCTTGCCTCGGCGAGGAGGACCTTCAGCGGGACACGAACTCTTCCTGAATTCAGCTTGGCGCCTGTCGATGCAATCTCTTCATTCAGCTTGTTGTTGCTTCCATCTTGGCCAACCATGATGTTTAGCTGCTGTTTCTCTTCAACGCTACATGTGCTTTCTGCTGCAGCCATCTCCTTTGGAGTTTGTGTTTTGTGTCCAACATCATTTGCATTAAACCGTACGTTAGTCTCTTTTGCATCTTTATCTTCAGTCAGCTTATTTTCTTCAAAATTTCCTATGTTCTGTACTGCGCTCAACTCCTTTGTATCGCTAGCTTGTGTCTGTTCTTCAACATAATCTGTCTGTCGCACCTCATTCATCCCTGCAGCGGTGCCTTCAATcagcttcttttcttcaacaTTAGCGGCATATGTATCATTTTCTGTAGTGTTGATAGCCTGGTTCATTTCAATACAATCAATGCTACGTACTGCAGTCATGTCCtttgcactagcatcttcagtTTGCATAATTTCTTCAACTTCACTGAGTGCACTGATATCCTGCATAGACATTGTGCTAAGCTCCACGGAGGCTGCCTGAGATGGCACAAAAATATCACCACTTGTATGCCCATTTTCCTGCAGGCCATGGTCAGTCAAGCAACTCTTGTTCACCAGTTCAGAACTACTGCTGACAGGAATGTCTTCTGGACCAACTACTTCATTTTCACTGGCACTTGATGCAGATAATATGCGTTCAGCTGCAGAAATGTCCAACAAATTTTAGCATAAAACCTTATGTA encodes:
- the LOC8054768 gene encoding peptidyl-prolyl cis-trans isomerase FKBP15-1 codes for the protein MAKPQLLLCFLVAAAATLLVATAKKSGDVTELQIGVKYKPESCSIQAHKGDKVKVHYRGKLTDGTVFDSSYERGDPIEFDLGTGQVIKGWDQGLLGMCVGEKRKLKIPSKLGYGPQGSPPTIPGGATLIFDTELVAVNGEPANQSDNEL